In Pyrus communis chromosome 8, drPyrComm1.1, whole genome shotgun sequence, one genomic interval encodes:
- the LOC137742932 gene encoding uncharacterized protein produces MPPRREPRHSAEPSLPDVAQLGEAIATAIQSALRPPQRTPLETMYNLKLDKFEDHKGKDSASCWEQEVRRLSPEEKTDWEVFRELFRRRFVPPEYIDRKKQEFTEFRQGKLKANEYYRRFTDLSRYHPNIAGNPAEMLRHFRLGTKKKWRSMATTTPCDTYQKFYEILLRIEDFENMPSESEKEEKDGNQRKDDKGKGQALLGPHKTQSFKPGRTSSSSSSDGLVSLVNVVVVDLLGVLEAKDRVMLVKEELRFAADVIIDILESAGEAAMVASLVGRWDIGLQIVPTVSRGPSRLSCHYLHRSSRFLVLVVTSRRVVVVPITIKAMLFLMPQDIIHIPKIHILRVVIPSILVVIYRILQFQQSRVRHGVIFAIRAKRLLSKGCQGYLAHVVLNDDAPSSVEDVRVVRHFPDVFPEELPGLPPDRDVEFTIDLLPGTNPISLTLYRMAPAELRELKLKISREDVPKTAFRTRYGHYEFLVMPFGLTNAPVAFMDLMNRHGGVIAYVSRQLKPHELNYPTHVLELAAIIFALKLWRHYLYGEKCKIFTYHKSLQYLFTQKDLNLRQWRWLELFSDYDCTIDYHPGRANVVADALSKKSQGRINALFASRVPLLADLRSTGVRLEAEDQEVVLLANFQVRPILVDRVLEAQVANEETQEIIQARNQGKRKDLRVRESDGMLMQEEVGERVLVGPEIVEETTQNVQVIKSNLKAA; encoded by the exons atgccgcctcgtagaGAACCACGTCACTCTGCTGAGCCAAGTTTGCCCGATGTAGCTCAACTGGGGGAAGCTATCGCCACCGCTATTCAGTCGGCgctccgccctccccagaggactcctctggagactatgtacaatctgaagctGGATAAGTTCGAGGACCATAAGG GTAAGGATTCGGCATCCTGCTGGGAGCAGGAGGTCCGTCGTTTGTCCCCAGAGGAGAAGACTGATTGGGAGGTATTCAGAGAGCTGTTTaggagaaggtttgtgcctcctgagtatATAGACCGCAAAAAGCAGGAATTCACGGAGTTTAGGCAGGGGAAGTTGAAGGCAAATGAGTATTACCGGAGGTTTACTGATTTGTCCCGTTATCATCCGAATATTGCTGGCAATCCGGCAGAGATGCTTCGTCATTTCCGTttgggtactaagaagaagtggcgttctatggcgaccactacccctTGTGACACCTACCAGAAGTtctatgagattctgttgaggattgaggatttcGAGAACATGCCCAGCGAGAgtgagaaggaagaaaaagatggtaaccagaggaaagatgacaaaggcaagGGTCAGGCATTGCTTGGACCTCACAAGACCCAGAGCTTCAAGCCGGGTAGAACCAGTTCTAGTTCTTCTAGTGATGGTTTAGTGTCACTGGTCAACGTTGTGGTGGTAGATTTGCTGGGGGTGCTAGAGGCCAAAGACAGGGTGATGTTGGTAAAGGAAGAGCTTCGGTTTGCCGCAGATGTAATAATCGACATTTTGGAAAGTGCAGGAGAGGCAGCGATGGTTGCTTCacttgtgggcagatgggacatcgggctgcaaattgtccccacAGTCAGCAGAGGCCCCAgcagactttcttgccactACCTGCACCGATCCAGCAGGTTCCTAGTCCTGGTAGTTACGAGCAGACGAGTCGTTGTGGTGCCTATTACTATCAAGGCGATGTTGTTCCTTATGCCCCAAGACATTATCCATATCCCTAAGATCCATATTCTCAGAGTGGTTATCCCCAGTATTCTGGTGGTTATATATCGTATCCTCCAGTTCCAGCAG agtagGGTGAGACATGGGGTTATTTTTGCTATACGAGCGAAAAGGTTATTATCGAAAGGTTGTCAGggatacttagctcatgtggtgttaaACGATGATGCTCCTAGTAGTGTGGAGGATGTAAGggtagtcaggcattttcctgatgttttccctgagGAATTACCTGGTTTGCCACCAGACAGAGAcgtggagttcaccattgatttgcttccaggtactaatcctatatcTTTGACTCTTTAccgtatggctcctgctgagttgagggaattgaaa ctgaagattagtagggaggatgtccctaagacagctttcaggactcgttatggtcattacgagtttctggttatgccatttggattgacgaatgcTCCAgttgcttttatggatttgatgaaccga catggtggGGTAATTGCTTATGTTTCACGAcaattgaaacctcatgagttgaattaccctacgcaTGTTTTGGAGCTAGCGGCCATCATCTTTGCATTGAAgctgtggagacattatctttatggagaaaaatgcaagatctttacttatcataagagtcttcagtatcttttcacacagaaggatcttaatcttcgtcagtgGAGGTGGTTGGAACTGtttagtgattatgattgcacgattgattatcaccctggtcgtgcaaatgtggtagctgatgcacttagcaagAAGTCTCAGggtcgtatcaatgcgttgttcGCTAGCCGTgttcctcttctggcagacttaagatccacgggagtgaggttagaggcagaagatcaagaggtggttttacttgctaattttcaagttaggccaattttagttgATCGTGTGCTTGAAGCCCAGGTAGCTAATGAagaaactcaagaaataatcCAAGCAAGGAATCAGGGGAAGAGGaaagacctcagagttcgtgaatcggatggcatgcttatgcaggagg aggtcggagaaagagttttggtgggcccggagattgttgaggagactactcaaaatgttcaggtaatcaagtctaacctgaaggcGGCCTAG